GGTCCATGTGCGGATCAACTCCTCGGCGCTGCGGCCCGCGGCCTCGGCGTCGACTGCGGTGTGCCGGTTGAACTGCAGATCCGTGAGGTCCCTCAGCAGCGGCGCCGCGGGTGCCAGTGCACCGTCGGCGATGTCGTCGACCTGCAGGTACTGCGCCCGCACTCCCGTGACGGCATGCAGGAAGTCACGCACTTCGCGGCTCAGTCCGGCGGCGGCCTGCACGGGCGTGAGCTCACCGGCGCGCAACCGTGCGCCGATGCCGCGCACCGTCCGGGTGGCCCGGCGTCTGGCGAGTTCGGTACGGGCCGCCTTCAGTATCGGGGCCTCCCGGCCCGCGCGGGTGAGGGCGAAAACCGCGGCATACCAGGCGATCAGGGCGATCGTGAGCGCGACGGCGACCCACAGCCACACCGCCGAGTAGGGCGTCGGGCCGATCAGGTGGCCCAGCACGTCGTCATCCGGCACGGGCGTACACCCCGGTCATGGCGGTGAGGGCGGTTCGGATCCGCGCGCTTGCGGTGACCCTGGTGTGCGGGACCCGGTGGCCGGTCAGGAACTCCGAAAGCCGTTGCCGCCGTTCGGTCTCGGCATGTCGGTAGGCCCGCAGCACGTCGGGGCCGAGATCGTCGGCGATGAGCCTGCCGTCGGTGACCTCGTACCCCCGCTGCTCGCCGGTGCCCAGCGCGGGCATGTCCGCGATCATCGGCCATAGCACGTCGTGGCGGGCGGTCAGCGACCGCAGCACCGCGTCGAGCCGGTCGGTGATCTCGGGCTCGTCGGACACCACGAACACCAGCAGCCGGTGGCGGTGGTGGCGCGCCACCCATTCGAGTTGCACCGCAATGTCACTCGGCCCCGGTTGGTCGGTGGCGTGGTGGTGGAACCGGTGCAGCATGCTCTCGATGTGGGTCTCGCCGCGGCGCAACCGGATGTCCACGCAGCCGCGCCGATCCCCCACCACCATGCCGAGCTCGTCCGATCGCGGCAGCGTGATGAGGCCGATCGCGCCGATGAGGTTCAGTGCCACATTCCTTTTCAGCTCGGTCGACGGTGCCATTGCCGCCATGTTGCGCCCGCCGTCGGCCACCACCAGGATCTTGTGGTGCTTGTCGGAGACGAAGCGCTTGATCAGGGTGTGCCCGGACCGCGCGGTGGCCTTCCAGTCGATGTCACGGACGTCGTCGCCCCTGACGTAGGGCCGCAGTTCGTCGAATTCGAGGCTGCGGGTGTGGATCAGCGAGTAGCGCCCACCTTCGAGCAGTCCACCGGCGTCACGGCCGAAGTGCGCCTTCGCGGCGTCGAGATGTCTACCCACCC
This region of Mycolicibacterium goodii genomic DNA includes:
- a CDS encoding DUF58 domain-containing protein — encoded protein: MGRHLDAAKAHFGRDAGGLLEGGRYSLIHTRSLEFDELRPYVRGDDVRDIDWKATARSGHTLIKRFVSDKHHKILVVADGGRNMAAMAPSTELKRNVALNLIGAIGLITLPRSDELGMVVGDRRGCVDIRLRRGETHIESMLHRFHHHATDQPGPSDIAVQLEWVARHHRHRLLVFVVSDEPEITDRLDAVLRSLTARHDVLWPMIADMPALGTGEQRGYEVTDGRLIADDLGPDVLRAYRHAETERRQRLSEFLTGHRVPHTRVTASARIRTALTAMTGVYARAG